The proteins below come from a single Mya arenaria isolate MELC-2E11 chromosome 6, ASM2691426v1 genomic window:
- the LOC128238244 gene encoding nucleolar protein dao-5-like, whose product MRSDYCVSSGTLENMAEKDDQKAALLPAVFDFISRRCKEVLPFISKSPSFKKVATDGSPKLEEVFSHWEKTSVKRKEPPSGSPGKETKRTKQESSSDSSSSSESDDEPVKKPVSHKKAPVATKEAIKRIHQSSSSDSSSESDSAKPAAKKPVPPPAKQAKKQEASSSSSESSSEDEKPANAKPVQQKAQAPVQAKKADSSSSSSESSSEDEKTAKKPVTAVTKSTQSPAKKQVQSVVKKADSSSSDSSDSSEDEKPVATKKPVTPVKGVKQVTKPDKADSSSSGTSDSDADSESTDDEGASKKNKILTKKPSNPGKAYNNVPPPQSVNTKPASKKAEQSSDSSSSSESSEDEAVKKTTGKPSTTAALPAKTATKQASSSSSEDSSSSEDEKPTAKVTPGKPVASKSPAANKSTPAKKAESSSSDSSSSEDEAPAAKTPAKQAQPAKATPAKKAESSSSDSSSSEDETPAVKTPAKQAQPAKATPAKKAESSSSDSSSSEDEAPAVKTPAKQAQPAKATPAKKADSSSSDSSSSEDEAPAVKTPAKQAQPAKATPAKKAESSSSDSSSSEDETPAVKTPAKQAQPAKATPAKKAESSSSDSSSSEDETPAVKTPAKQAQPAKATPAKKAESSSSDSSSSEDEAPAVKTPAKQAQPAKATPAKKAESSSSDSSSSEDEAPAVKTPAKQAQPAKATPAKKAESSSSSDSSSSEDETPAVKTPAKQAQTAKATPAKKAESSSSDSSSSEDEAPAVKTPAKQAQTAKATPAKKAESSSSDSSSSEDEAPAVKTPAKQAQPAKATPAKKAESSSSDSSSSEDETPAVKTPAKQAQTAKATPAKKAESSSSDSSSSEDEAPAVKTPAKQAQPAKATPAKKAESSSSDSSSSEDETPAVKTPAKQAQPAKATPAKKAESSSSDSSSSEDEAPAVKTPAKQAQPAKATPAKKADSSSSDSSSSEDETPAVKTPAKQAQPAKATPAKKAESSSSDSSSSEDEAPAKQAQPAKATPAKPVQTPVSQNNSVNKAQSSSSDSDSSDSDSEQKSISKTPKQTPKTVNKSKAKKSDSSSSESDSDSSSTKQSGPKTPGLTPVSGKKQKTNAGMVTSTPNLKVNGHVESDDSGVSTGSKEKQQPVSNKNQRRKSSPFRRVKSDEVQVDPRLQNNSFDAKMGARGSWGEKASRDLIVTKGKSFRHEKTKKKRGSYKGGPIDMNGVYSIKFDD is encoded by the exons ATGCGCAGTGATTATTGCGTAAGTTCCGGCACGTTGGAAAACATGGCAGAAAAAGACGACCAAAAAGCAGCGTTGCTTCCTGCTGTGTTCGACTTTATCAGTCGGCGATGTAAAGAAGTTCTCCCCTTTATATCAAAGTCGCCATCg TTCAAGAAAGTTGCAACTGATGGCTCTCCTAAGCTGGAGGAAGTATTTTCTCACTGGGAAAA AACCTCGGTAAAACGGAAGGAGCCGCCATCAGGAAGTCCAGGAAAGGAGACAAAGAGGACGAAACAGGAATCTTCTAGTGACTCATCTAG TTCCAGTGAATCAGATGATGAACCAGTGAAAAAGCCAGTTTCTCACAAGAAAGCACCAGTGGCAACCAAAGAAGCCATAAAGCGTATTCATCAGTCCAGCTCCAGTGACAGCAGCTCAGAAAGTGACTCGGCCAAACCTGCAGCCAAGAAACCTGTACCACCACCTGCTAAACAAGCTAAGAAACAAGAGGCTTCAAGTTCAAGCAGCGAGTCATCGTCCGAGGATGAAAAACCTGCAAATGCCAAGCCAGTTCAACAGAAAGCGCAAGCACCAGTTCAAGCCAAAAAGGCTGATAGCTCAAGTTCTTCAAGCGAAAGCAGTTCTGAAGATGAGAAAACTGCAAAGAAACCAGTGACAGCTGTCACTAAGTCCACTCAGTCTCCTGCAAAAAAGCAAGTCCAATCAGTTGTTAAAAAGGCAGACTCAAGTTCTAGTGATAGTTCAGATTCTTCTGAAGATGAGAAGCCAGTAGCCACAAAAAAGCCAGTAACACCTGTAAAGGGTGTGAAACAAGTCACTAAACCAGATAAGGCTGATTCCTCAAGCAGTGGAACTTCTGATTCTGATGCAGATTCTGAGAGCACTGATGATGAAGGTGCCTCTAAGAAAAACAAGATATTAACAAAGAAGCCGTCAAATCCAGGTAAAGCCTACAACAATGTTCCACCACCTCAGTCAGTAAATACTAAACCTGCTTCAAAGAAAGCAGAACAATCCTCTGATTCCAGTAGTAGTAGTGAATCCAGTGAGGATGAAGCAGTGAAAAAGACTACAGGAAAGCCCTCAACAACAGCAGCTTTGCCAGCAAAGACAGCTACTAAACAGGCTTCGAGTAGTAGTAGTGAAGATTCTAGTTCTAGCGAAGATGAAAAGCCAACAGCCAAAGTAACACCTGGAAAGCCAGTGGCTTCCAAATCTCCAGCAGCAAATAAATCTACACCAGCAAAGAAGGCAGAAAGCAGCAGCAGTGACTCTAGCTCCAGTGAAGATGAAGCACCAGCTGCGAAAACTCCAGCCAAACAGGCACAGCCTGCTAAAGCTACACCAGCAAAGAAGGCTGAAAGTAGCAGCAGTGACTCTAGCTCCAGTGAAGATGAAACACCAGCTGTGAAAACTCCAGCCAAACAAGCACAGCCTGCTAAAGCTACACCAGCAAAGAAGGCTGAAAGTAGCAGCAGTGACTCTAGCTCCAGTGAAGATGAAGCACCAGCTGTGAAAACTCCAGCCAAACAAGCACAGCCTGCGAAAGCTACACCAGCAAAGAAGGCAGACAGTAGCAGCAGTGACTCTAGCTCCAGTGAAGATGAAGCACCAGCTGTTAAAACTCCAGCCAAACAAGCACAGCCTGCTAAAGCTACACCAGCAAAGAAGGCTGAAAGTAGCAGCAGTGACTCCAGCTCCAGTGAAGATGAAACACCAGCTGTGAAAACTCCAGCCAAACAAGCACAGCCTGCTAAAGCTACACCAGCAAAGAAGGCTGAAAGTAGCAGCAGTGACTCCAGCTCCAGTGAAGATGAAACACCAGCTGTGAAAACTCCAGCCAAACAAGCACAGCCTGCTAAAGCTACACCAGCAAAGAAGGCTGAAAGTAGTAGCAGTGACTCTAGCTCCAGTGAAGATGAAGCACCAGCTGTTAAAACTCCAGCCAAACAAGCACAGCCTGCTAAAGCTACACCAGCAAAGAAGGCTGAAAGTAGCAGCAGTGACTCTAGCTCCAGTGAAGATGAAGCACCAGCTGTTAAAACTCCAGCCAAACAAGCACAGCCTGCTAAAGCTACACCAGCAAAGAAGGCAGAAAGCAGTAGCAGCAGTGACTCTAGCTCCAGTGAAGATGAAACACCAGCTGTGAAAACTCCAGCCAAACAAGCACAAACTGCGAAAGCCACACCAGCAAAGAAGGCAGAAAGTAGCAGCAGTGACTCTAGCTCCAGTGAAGATGAAGCACCAGCTGTGAAAACTCCAGCCAAACAAGCACAAACTGCGAAAGCCACACCAGCAAAGAAGGCAGAAAGCAGCAGCAGTGACTCTAGCTCCAGTGAAGATGAAGCACCAGCTGTTAAAACTCCAGCAAAACAAGCACAGCCTGCTAAAGCTACACCAGCAAAGAAGGCAGAAAGTAGCAGCAGTGACTCTAGCTCCAGTGAAGATGAAACACCAGCTGTGAAAACTCCAGCCAAACAAGCACAAACTGCGAAAGCCACACCAGCAAAGAAGGCAGAAAGCAGCAGCAGTGACTCTAGCTCCAGTGAAGATGAAGCACCAGCTGTTAAAACTCCAGCAAAACAAGCACAGCCTGCTAAAGCTACACCAGCAAAGAAGGCAGAAAGTAGCAGCAGTGACTCTAGCTCCAGTGAAGATGAAACACCAGCTGTGAAAACTCCAGCCAAACAAGCACAGCCTGCTAAAGCTACACCAGCAAAGAAGGCTGAAAGTAGCAGCAGTGACTCTAGCTCTAGTGAAGATGAAGCACCAGCTGTGAAAACTCCAGCCAAACAAGCACAGCCTGCTAAAGCTACACCAGCGAAGAAGGCAGACAGTAGCAGCAGTGACTCTAGCTCCAGTGAAGATGAAACTCCAGCTGTGAAAACTCCAGCCAAACAAGCACAGCCTGCTAAAGCTACACCAGCAAAGAAGGCAGAAAGTAGCAGCAGTGACTCTAGCTCCAGTGAAGATGAAGCACCAGCCAAACAAGCACAACCTGCTAAAGCTACACCAGCAAAGCCGGTGCAAACACCTGTGTCTCAAAACAATTCTGTAAATAAAGCACAATCCTCTAGTAGTGATTCAGACAGTTCAGACTCAGATAGTGAGCAAAAAAGCATTTCCAAAACTCCCAAACAAACTCCTAAAACTGTGAATAAAAGCAAGGCAAAGAAATCAGACTCTAGTAGTTCAGAAAGTGATTCAGATTCTAGTAGTACTAAACAGTCAGGTCCTAAAACCCCAGGACTTACACCAGTTTCTGGGAAAAAGCAGAAGACTAATGCAGGTATGGTGACCTCAACACCCAATTTAAAGGTCAACGGGCATGTTGAGTCGGATGATTCCGGAGTGTCGACTGGCTCgaaggaaaaacaacaaccagtATCGAACAAAAACCAGCGT AGGAAGAGTAGTCCATTCCGGCGGGTGAAGTCCGATGAGGTCCAGGTGGATCCAAGGCTGCAGAACAATTCCTTCGATGCCAAG ATGGGTGCCAGGGGTTCATGGGGAGAGAAGGCTAGCAGGGACTTGATTGTGACAAAGGGGAAGTCATTCAGGCATGAGAAGACCAAAAAAAAGCGAGGAAGCTACAAGGGAGGGCCCATAGATATGAACGGGGTTTACTCcatcaagtttgatgactgA